One window of the Candidatus Tanganyikabacteria bacterium genome contains the following:
- a CDS encoding hemerythrin family protein, protein MFRILDAIDQEVGGAADPAIIDEFLFDLSSIAVLHFANEESHFPDLAYPDAEAHVADHRKFLATLTDLTKALGRGESAVDHAAIKGLRAALNWHLQVFDAPYSRLLVQKFGPGT, encoded by the coding sequence TTGTTCCGCATCCTCGACGCGATCGACCAGGAGGTCGGGGGCGCGGCCGATCCGGCCATCATCGACGAGTTCCTGTTCGACCTGTCGAGCATCGCGGTGCTGCATTTCGCCAACGAAGAATCGCATTTTCCCGACCTCGCCTATCCGGACGCCGAGGCGCACGTGGCGGATCATCGCAAGTTCCTGGCGACCCTCACCGACCTGACCAAGGCCCTGGGGCGGGGCGAGTCCGCGGTGGATCACGCGGCGATCAAGGGCCTGCGGGCGGCGCTCAACTGGCACCTGCAGGTCTTCGACGCCCCGTATTCGCGCCTGCTCGTGCAGAAATTCGGTCCGGGAACCTAG